Genomic segment of Xanthobacter dioxanivorans:
CGGGCGCCGGTCTCGCGGGCGAGGGTGACGAGGCGGCGCGTGGCGGTGAGCGCGGCGATCTCGTCACGCCACACCGGGTGGGAGGAGGCATCGCCCGGCACCCGCAGGGGCTTCCTCTCCTGCAGGCGGGGCTCGTCCTCGCAGTGGAAGGCGGCGCGGCGGCGGATCACCTTGAGGATGTTGCGCACGCCATTGTCGTCCGCCACCAGCAGCGAACCGGTGGACGAGCCGATGAAAACCTTGATGCCCGCCGCGCCCGGCAGGCGCTCCAGCTCGGGCAGGTCCTTCACATTGTCGTGGGTGCCGCCCACATAGAAGGCGAAGTCGCAATGCATGCGGGCGGTCGCCCGCGCCACCTTGTCCGCCAGCGCCGCGGCGGAGGTGGTCTGGGGGATGGTGTTGGGCATCTCGAACACGCCCGTCACCCCGCCCATGACGGCGGCAAGCGAGCCTGTCTCCAGGTCTTCCTTCTGCTCCAGGCCCGGCTCGCGGAAATGCACCTGGGTATCGATGACCCCGGGCAGCACGTGCAGGCCCGTGGCATCCACCACCTCGCCCGCGCTCGCGGCGCCGAGGGTGCCGATGGCGCGGATGCGTCCGCCGGAAACGCCGATGTCCGCAACCTGGATGCCGGCGGGCGTGGCGACGGCGCCGCCCTTCAGCAGGAGGTCGAAGGTTGGAGACATTTGGCACTCGCTCTTGCTGGAGATGGGCTCGCGGCCTTAAATCTGGTTTTTATTTTTCTGACAAGGACGGCCCCCATGCCCGTCATTCATTTGACCGATCGTGTGCTCATTCGCGCTTCAGGCCCCGATGCGTCCAAATTCCTCCACGGCGTCATCACCTGCAACGTCGCCACCATGGCGAAGGGGGAGGCCCGCTACGGCGCGCTTCTGACCCCGCAGGGCAAGATCATCTCCGACTTCCTGTTCTATAGCGAAAGCGAGGACGCCTTCCTGTTCGACGTTCCCGCCGAGCGGGCGGAGGACCTGTTGAAGCGCCTCGTCTTCCATCGCCTGCGGGCCAAGGTGGCCTTCGAGACGGCGGACGGCCTCGCGGTGGCCGCCGTGTTCGGCGAGGTGGCCGAGGTGCCCGAGGGCGCGCTTTATGGCGATCCCCGCGTTGCCGCCCTGGGTGGGCGGCTGGTGCTGCCCCGCGCGGCGGCGGAGGCCCTTTCCTCCGATGCGGCCCCCTACGAGGCGCAGCGCATCGCGCTGGGCATCCCCAAGGGCGGTCCCGACTTCACCTATGGCGACACCTTCCCTCACGAGGCCGACATGGACCAGCTCGGAGGCGTGGACTTCAAGAAGGGCTGCTATGTGGGCCAGGAGGTGGTGAGCCGCATGGAGCACCGCTCCACCCCGCGCAACCGGCTGGTGGAGGTGCTGTTCCCGCAGCCGCTGCAAGCGGGGCAGCAGATCACGGCCGGGGACAAGAGCGTGGGGCTGATCTCGTCGGTCACCGAGGGGCGCGGCATCGCCACGGTCCGCCTGGACCGGACTTCCGACGCGAAGGCCGAGAACGTGCCGCTCATGGCCGGCGACGTGGCGGTGGAACTGCGCCGGCCCGACTGGGCCAGCTTCTCCATGGATTGGGAGAAGAAGGTGAGCGAGCTGGACCGCAAGTTCCAGGGGAACTGAGTTCAGGGAAACCGAGGGGGGATGATGGACGAAGTCGCGGCAAGGCCGGTGCGGGCGCCGACCATCCTGCACGCGGATGGTGTGACGCGTTGCTTCTGGTGCGGCACCGACCCGTTCTACATGGCCTATCACGACGACGAATGGGGGGTGCCCGAGCATGACAGCCGGGCCCTGTTCGAGAAGCTGCTGCTGGACGGCTTCCAGGCCGGGCTCTCCTGGATCACCATCCTGCGCAAGCGGGAGAATTTCCGCCGCGCCTTCGACGGCTTCGACCCCGAGGCCGTGGCCCGCTACGACGCGGCCAAGGTGGAGGCGCTGATGCAGGATGCCGGCATCGTGCGCAACCGGGCCAAGGTGGAGGGCGCGGTCCTCTCCGCCCGCGCCTACCTGGACCTGCGGGACAGGGGAATCGCCTTCTCCGACTTCATGTGGGAGGCGGTGGACGGGAATACGAGGCGGAACCGGCCGCAGCGCATCGCCGACATCCCCGCCGAGACGGCGCAATCGCGGGCGCTCTCCAAGCGGCTCAAGGGGCTCGGCTTCAAGTTCGTCGGCCCCACCATCGTCTATGCGGCCATGCAGGCCTGTGGCCTGGTGGACGACCACCTGGCCGGGTGCCATTGCGCCAAGGCGTGAGGCGATACCCCTTCGGGCAAAAAGAAACCCCGCCGTGAGGCGGGGTTTCTTTGATTGGGACCGGGCGTGCCGGCCTATTCGTTGAACAAAGCGGGCTGCTCGGGAGCGGCCGGCTGCTCGCCGCCCTCCTCGGCCCGGTCGGTGCGGGTGCGGAAGCGGCGACGGCGTCCACGCGGGGCGCCCGTCGCCTCGGCGGCTTCAGCCACCTCCTCGCGGGGAGCTTCGGCTTCCACCCGAGGTTCCACCCGAGGCTCCGGACGGGGTTCCTGACGGGGCTCGGGGGCGGCGCGCTCCTTGGTCACGGCCGGCGTGCCGGTGATGAAGGAGGGCAGGCCCAGATCCTGCTCTTCCTCGCGCGGGGGCAGATCGCGGAGGGGAAGGTCGCGGGGGGAGCGGCCTCGCGGGCGGGGCGGGGCGCACGGGGCTGCTCCGCCTCTTCGACGCGCGGCTGGCGCGGAGCCCGCGGCGCGAAGCCCTCGGCGTTGTTGTCGTCGCGATTGCGGCGGCGGAACTCCCGCGGCTCACGCTGTTCGCGGGGCTCGCGCGCCTGCTCCCTGGGCTCGCGCGGCTCCCTGAACTCCCGCTGCTCGCGCGGCTCGCGTTGCTCCCTGGACTCGCGCTGTTCACGGGGCTCGCGCTGCTCCCTGGGCTCCCGCGCCTCGCGGGGCTGGTAGCCCTCGCCATTGTCATCGTCGCGGTTGCGGCGGAAGCCACCCTGGCGGTTGTCGCGCTGCTGGCGGTCGTCGCGTTGCGGGCGGTCGTCGCGCTGCTCGCGCGGTTGGTAGGGCTGCTCGCCGCGACCATAGGGCTGGGGCGCATCCAGGCCGCCGATGTCGTCCATGTCGTCGTCGTCCGCCTCGTCGTCGCGGCCGAAGCCGGGCGGGGGCGCGAACTGGCCCTGGAGGGAGGCGATGAGGCGAAGATAATGCTCGGCGTGCTGCAGGTAGTTCTCCGCCGCCACCGGGTCACCGGAGGATTGGGCGTCGCGGGCGAGCTGCTGGTATTTTTCCGCAACGTGGTGGGCCGTTCCACGCACCTTCACATCCGGCCCGTTGGACTCGTACACCCGTGTCAGGGGGTTCGAGCTGCGCCGGTTGTTGTTGTTGCGGCCGCGCAAACGCTTCTGCTGACCATTTCTCATGTGGATCGATCTCTACTCGCCCGGCGTTCACGCCGCCGTGTGCGCCCGGACGCTCAGCGCCGGTCAAATCCGCATCCCGCCGGGATGTGGGGCCCGGGCGGCGCGCACTGTGCCTCGCAGGGGATGAACGTCAGCTTCGCGAACCCCGCCTGCATCGGCGTTCGCGCTGTTCACGAAAGGCGTCGATCAAGAAGTCTGGATCAGTTTGACCATAGAGCCCAGTTCCGCGCCCCCCAGCACGGCCGCCCAATTCCACGAGACGCAGCGTGGCTTCCCGGCCCGCATGCGTTCAACACCGTGAAGCGATCTCACCTCAGGATGGGATCCCGGCGCAGCATATGCGCGCCTGTGGATCTCACATCCCCAGCGACCGAAATATCCGTTTGAGATTTCGGAAGCCCGCCTCGACCCCTCGGGGCCGACGCCTCGGTTCGATTCCTGAGATTGACACTAGCGATTTCGGTCTGATGTTCCAAGCGCTTTTTTCGCACCTGCACGCTCCGCGCCCCGGCCGATGCAGCCGGGCCACACCTTTGGGCGCCTCAGGCGATCCGGGCGGCGAGGGCGCGCGGCACGCCGCCGAGGTCCCGCCGGGCCGGGCCGCACACCGCAAGTCCCCGGGCGCGGAGGAGCGCCGCGACGCTCGCCTCCTGCCCCGCGCCCAGTTCGAGCACCGCGCCGCCGCCGGGGCGCAGCAGACGGGGCAGGCCGGCGGCGATGGCGCGGTAGGCGTCGAGGCCGTCCTCGCCCGCCACCAGGGCCAGCGCCGGATCGAACAGGCGCACCTCGCGCGACAGGCCCGCCATCTCCCCGGCGGTGATGTAGGGCGGGTTGGAGACCACGAGGTCGAAGCCGCCCGCCAGCGCCGCCCCCCAGTCGCCCACCAGCACCGATGCGCGCGGGGTGAGGCCGGCCCGGGCGAGATTGTCCCGGGCCGTGCGCGCCGCGCCCTCGGAGCGGTCGAGGCCGATGCCGGTCGCGCGGGGGCGCTCCAGCAGCAAGGCGGCGAGAATTGCGCCTGTCCCGGTGCCCAGATCGAGGATTCGGAGCGGCACGGCGACATCCGGGAACATGTCGAGGGCCGCCTCCACCACGGTTTCCGTGTCCGGGCGCGGCTCCAGCGTGTCCGGCGAGAGCAGGAGGTCGAGGCTCCAGAAGGCGCGGTGGCCGAGGATCCGTCCCACCGGCTCGCCGGCGGCGCGGCGGGCGAGGAAGGCTTCGGCCGCCGCCTCGGCCGCCGCCGGCACCGGTTCTTCGCCCCGCGTGAACAGGTCGCCGGGGTCGGTGGCGAGGGCGTGGGCCAGGAGCAGGCGCGCATCGAGGTCGGGCGTCTGGCAGCCCGCGGCCGCCAGCGCCGTCGTCATCCGGCGGCGCAGGATCGCGATGGCGGGGGCGTCAGACACGGGGGAGGCCGCGCACGGCGTCACGCCTCCTCGGCGGCCGCGAGCAAGGCGGCCTGGTGCTCAGTGAGCAGCGGATCGATGATCTCGTCGAGCGCCGTGCCGGCCATCACCTCCTCCAGCTTGTAGAGGGTGAGGTTGATGCGGTGGTCGCTGACGCGGCCCTGCGGGAAGTTGTAGGTGCGGATGCGCTCGGAGCGGTCGCCGGACCCCACCTGCCCCTTGCGCTCGGCGGCCCGGCCGGCTTCCTTCTTCTGGCGCTCGTCGTCGAGGAGGCGGGCGCGCAGCAGGGCCATGGCCCTGGCCTTGTTGCGGTGCTGGGAGCGCTCGTCCTGCACCGCCACCACGGTGTTGGTGGGCAGGTGG
This window contains:
- a CDS encoding DNA-3-methyladenine glycosylase I, translating into MMDEVAARPVRAPTILHADGVTRCFWCGTDPFYMAYHDDEWGVPEHDSRALFEKLLLDGFQAGLSWITILRKRENFRRAFDGFDPEAVARYDAAKVEALMQDAGIVRNRAKVEGAVLSARAYLDLRDRGIAFSDFMWEAVDGNTRRNRPQRIADIPAETAQSRALSKRLKGLGFKFVGPTIVYAAMQACGLVDDHLAGCHCAKA
- the ygfZ gene encoding CAF17-like 4Fe-4S cluster assembly/insertion protein YgfZ encodes the protein MPVIHLTDRVLIRASGPDASKFLHGVITCNVATMAKGEARYGALLTPQGKIISDFLFYSESEDAFLFDVPAERAEDLLKRLVFHRLRAKVAFETADGLAVAAVFGEVAEVPEGALYGDPRVAALGGRLVLPRAAAEALSSDAAPYEAQRIALGIPKGGPDFTYGDTFPHEADMDQLGGVDFKKGCYVGQEVVSRMEHRSTPRNRLVEVLFPQPLQAGQQITAGDKSVGLISSVTEGRGIATVRLDRTSDAKAENVPLMAGDVAVELRRPDWASFSMDWEKKVSELDRKFQGN
- a CDS encoding dihydroorotase, with product MSPTFDLLLKGGAVATPAGIQVADIGVSGGRIRAIGTLGAASAGEVVDATGLHVLPGVIDTQVHFREPGLEQKEDLETGSLAAVMGGVTGVFEMPNTIPQTTSAAALADKVARATARMHCDFAFYVGGTHDNVKDLPELERLPGAAGIKVFIGSSTGSLLVADDNGVRNILKVIRRRAAFHCEDEPRLQERKPLRVPGDASSHPVWRDEIAALTATRRLVTLARETGARVHVLHVTSAEEMEFLADARDVASVEVTPHHLTMAAPECYERLGTLAQMNPPVRGARHRDALWAALASGVVDVLGSDHAPHTLEEKAKPYPESPSGMTGVQTTVPLMLDHVAAGRLTLERFVDLTSAGPARLFGIAGKGRIAVGYDADFTVVDLKRRATITAAWIASRAKWTPYDGKEVTGWPVGTFVRGRKVMWEGELTGPASGAPIRFLETLAPQD
- the prmC gene encoding peptide chain release factor N(5)-glutamine methyltransferase, producing the protein MSDAPAIAILRRRMTTALAAAGCQTPDLDARLLLAHALATDPGDLFTRGEEPVPAAAEAAAEAFLARRAAGEPVGRILGHRAFWSLDLLLSPDTLEPRPDTETVVEAALDMFPDVAVPLRILDLGTGTGAILAALLLERPRATGIGLDRSEGAARTARDNLARAGLTPRASVLVGDWGAALAGGFDLVVSNPPYITAGEMAGLSREVRLFDPALALVAGEDGLDAYRAIAAGLPRLLRPGGGAVLELGAGQEASVAALLRARGLAVCGPARRDLGGVPRALAARIA
- a CDS encoding DUF4167 domain-containing protein, coding for MRNGQQKRLRGRNNNNRRSSNPLTRVYESNGPDVKVRGTAHHVAEKYQQLARDAQSSGDPVAAENYLQHAEHYLRLIASLQGQFAPPPGFGRDDEADDDDMDDIGGLDAPQPYGRGEQPYQPREQRDDRPQRDDRQQRDNRQGGFRRNRDDDNGEGYQPREAREPREQREPREQRESREQREPREQREFREPREPREQAREPREQREPREFRRRNRDDNNAEGFAPRAPRQPRVEEAEQPRAPRPAREAAPPATFPSAICPRARKSRIWACPPSSPARRP